One Nocardioides dongkuii genomic window, GCCGGCCCCGCGTCGCGGAGCGGAACGAGTCCGCACCCGTGAGGCGATGGTCCGGCGACAGCACGGCCGATCCCGCGTGGACGACCGGGGACCGGCCGTCAGACGGCCAGTTCCTTGCGTCCCTTGCGGCGACGCGAGGAGAGGATGGCGCGCCCGGCGCGGGTGCGCATGCGCAGGCGGAACCCGTGCACCTTGTGGCGACGACGGTTGTTCGGCTGGTACGTACGCTTGCTCACGAGCATCTCTTTCGCTGGGTGTTCAGGCCTGGTGGGACCACCGA contains:
- the rpmH gene encoding 50S ribosomal protein L34, translated to MSKRTYQPNNRRRHKVHGFRLRMRTRAGRAILSSRRRKGRKELAV